The following are encoded together in the Clostridium sp. BJN0013 genome:
- a CDS encoding DUF6262 family protein codes for MADHTKGLKEYAKQKTQLTLEKVDKAIRELSLNGRKINFNSVSALSGVSKTFMYKNEEVKRRIEELRDKQIEKTIKQKLKYDKTDKSKDIIIMAKDKKIKELEYENKKLKRELEILRGKLYEKV; via the coding sequence ATGGCAGATCATACTAAAGGACTTAAAGAATATGCAAAGCAAAAAACACAATTAACCTTAGAGAAAGTAGATAAGGCTATTAGAGAACTTTCCTTGAATGGTAGAAAGATTAATTTTAATAGTGTATCAGCTTTAAGTGGAGTATCTAAGACATTTATGTATAAGAATGAAGAGGTAAAAAGAAGGATTGAGGAACTTAGAGATAAACAAATTGAAAAAACTATAAAACAAAAACTCAAATATGATAAGACAGATAAATCAAAGGATATTATTATAATGGCAAAAGATAAAAAGATTAAAGAATTAGAATATGAAAATAAGAAATTAAAAAGGGAATTAGAAATATTAAGAGGTAAATTATATGAAAAAGTATGA